The nucleotide window TCATCAAAAGATTTTGTTGCCCTGAAACCTACATTATACATTCCAGCACCGGTGCCAAAAGATGTCAATAAATTAAGGTTTATTATATTTGAAGCGCTTCTTGATTCCTGAAGGACTCCATCTAAATAAGTAGAAATAGTCAAAGAATTAAATAAATCCAACTGAAGTAAACTATTCCTGTCTCGTATTGTAAATCCTGCAATAGTACCCGCTGGATAAGTTGATAATTGATCCAGAACCGCGATTGAAGCCGGGGCAATTACTCCTGCCGTAACCATAATTCTGGCAAAATCGGTAGTGCTTGCTGTCAATACATTATTGGTATCATTGACAGCACAAGACACACAAGCTACTCCTTGAACACCTGTTTTATTACTATCAATAATTACCGGAAAAGTTGGATTTGTTAACGAATAAGTCTTGTTACATTCTAAAGTTACGGGACACAACTTTTCAAAAACAGCCTGATACACTCTTACGATTCCCAAATTTACAGATGCTGTATTGGCAATCGTAATTCGGGCTTCGTCAAAAGATTTTGTGGCAATAAAACCAATAGTCTGTGGACTGGTTCCCACCAAAAGATTTGTACCAACCGTAGCCAAAGCCGTATTCCCCGCTTTAATTTCCTGCGGCACACCATCAAGATAAGTTGTTATTGTAATAGCATCCAGAGCATTAACGCTTAATAATGCAGGATTTTCAACCGTAAAACCTACGAAAGAACCTATCGGATAATCTTTTATCTGATCTTTTACAGAAATGCTTCCCGAGGCCAGAACACCAGCAGTCAAATTAATTTCGGCATAATTTGAAGGTGTTTGATCGATTAAATTTTCAGCATTTTTTACTGAACAAAGCAGACAGGCTACCCCTTCAATACCAGTATTTGCGGCATTGATATAAACTGGATAAGTTGGTGCCACCATTCCGGTTTGCGTGTTACAAACTAAATCAGGACCTGCACAAAAATTCTCAAAAACTGCACCGTAAACTTTGGTTGATCCTAAATTCACTCCTAAAGTTTGATTTATCGAAATCTGAACTTCGTCAAAAGAAGTCGTTGACACAAAACCAACTTTGTATCGTCCTGATGAATTTAACAAAGTTCCGGTCGCTACTAAATTATTTCCTGAAATTATTTGTTTTGCAACTCCATCAAGATAAGTGGTAACGGTTACATTACCCAAAGCCGAAACATTTAGTAAACTTGTGTTTTCAATTTCAAAACCGGCATAAGTACCCACCGGATAATCGGTAAGTTGGTCTTTTACCGAAATATTTCCAGTGGCTAAAACTCCTGCCGTCAAAGATATTGTTGCAAAATCGTTTGTATTGGAACTAATGACATTTTCGCCATCATAAATATTTCCAATACTCACTCCTGAAACACCTGTATGTGAAGGTTCCAAACTAACTGGATATACTGGCAAATTCATTGCAGTAGCCGTATTGCAAATCAAAGCCGGTCCCGCACAATAATTTCGAATTACAGGGTAATACACATTTACAGTATTCAATAAACTAACCAAGCCTCCAACAGAAATTTCAATAGCATCAAAACTTTGTTTCGTATTAAATCCCACAACATAATCATTGCTTGAACCGTTAAGTAGCCCCACTCCCAAAAGCGAAGCCCCAGTTACCGATTCCTTTTCAACTCCATTCAAATAAGTAGTGATTGTTATTGATCCCAGCAAATTTACATTCAGCAATCCTCCCGTATTGATTTTAAAACCTGCATAAGTACCCGCCAGATAATCTGTGTTTGTATCTGTTACCCTCAAATTTTCTGTCCCTATTGCGCCAACAGCTACCACCGCTGTTGCAAAATTATTCAAATTGGCATCTATCAACCTGGGTTCATTAAGAGCTGTACAAACACACACTCCACTAATACTGCTCGTTGCAGTCAGACCACCAAAAGTACTTTCAATAAAAGGAATAGGTACATCTGAATTGCATTGTGCCGAAATAATTGTTGTCGAACACAAATAAAAAGTCATTAAAAGCAATATTCTTTTGAATAAAGCTTGTGATGAAACAATTGAAAAAACAGTTAGATTAAAAGGAAGATTTGGGTATTTTTTTTCCATAAACGTGGGGGTTAAATTTTTTTAAATGAAACAGATACAGAACTCTATTACATTTTTGAGGCGAAAAAAAACCACTTATTAGGCTTGTTTAAGTCTCAAAATATTAACAAACTTTATAAGCAATATTTAAAATATAAGCTTAAAATTTATCACTTTAGTAAAATTAAAGTTTTAAAAAACGATTTCAACAAAATTCATGTAGACAAAAACCGACAAGAACATAGAATTAATTCTAGAAGAAAAAAAAGAAAAAAACCAATAACGAAGTAAATACACAGGGATAATCCTTACAATTAAACATTTTTCCAAATTATCAAAATGATCAAAGGAGAGATCATTATTCAGAAAAAAATTAAAGCTGAATAAATAAAAAATTTGATTTCAATTCCAAAACAAGCATTTTGTCTATATCAAAATCAAAAGGGATTTTTGTATGAATTATAATGTGCTTTATTAGAAAACAAAAACTATTTTAATGCATTGGATATAATTGTTTTTTACAATACCGCGGCATAGAATTTAGAGTTTTTTTAAACAGCTAGATAACCGTTTCGCTTCTCACATAGTAATCTATGTGACCCGAGACCGAAGGGCGAACTGACGAAGTAATTACACCCAACTGGTTATTTTAATTTTCACATATAAAAATTGATTATTCCATTTTTACCATTAAAAACACAAACTTTCGTAATAAAATAATATTTTTTTAAGAAGAAGCATATAAATTTTATTAAATTACATTCCAAACAAAATAAAATATGGCCCCAATCACAAAAGCAATAAATTCCAAAAATCACAATATCATACTTCTTTATGCTATCTTATTTTTTTCATGCAGTTCATTAATCATCATAAACTATATAACAATTAGAATTTTGTCGGCCTCTAGGGCATATGTTAATGGAGAATCACATTACTCAAAGGGACAAAACATGGCATCCCGCTATTTAATAACTTATTTATACACTGAAAACAATAAAAACTGGGAATCGTTTAACAAAGCCTTAAATATTCCTTTGGGGGATCAATTGGCACGCACTGCCTTAACAAAAAACCTAAATGACAGCATAGCAAAAAAAGGATTTAGAGCTGGTCAAAACCGGGAAAGAGATTTGGATGATTTAATTTGGGTGTTTAAAAATTTTAGCTCGGTTCCATTTCTTAAGAAAGCAATTTCCGAGTGGGAAGTAGCAGATAAATCTGTAAATCAACTCCATAAAATAGGTATTGAAATAAATGAAAAAATTAAGTCCAAAAAATTAGATGAGAAAAAGAAACATGAACTTTCTACAAAAATCAGTCAAATATGTGAAAGTCTGAGCGTAGCCGCAAATCGATTTTCTAATATTGTCGGCGATGGCACCCGCGAGATAAAAGACAATCTGATTGTTATAAATATATTTTTTATACTATTAATTATCAGCAGTACAAGCATCTATTACGTTATTACATTAAAAAAAATGATTCTCTCAGAAAAAGATCTAATAAGTAAAAAAGAAGAATTAAGGGAGATTATTGAAGACCTTGAGAAAACTAAAAACGAATTATCTACAGAAATTGTACAACACAAAAAACTAATTGGAACGATCAGCCACGATATTAAAAGTCCGTTGAAGTATCTGGCTATTACCAATAAATATATATATGAAGAATCAAAAAAATGTGATAACGAAAAATTAAAAAAAAATACAAAGTCTGTATATTCTTCAACCCTTCAATTATTCAATTATATTGATAGTCTGCTTACCTATTCCAAAATATTCTTTGGGGACAAAACCTCTGAAAATACAGGCTATAAACTAAAAGAATTGGTAGAACAAAAATGCAACTTATTTAATGAAATTGCAGAAGCTTCTAGCACTATTTTGATTAACGAAATTGACGAATATTATACTACAAATATAAACAAAGAAATACTATCTGTTATCCTCCACAATATTCTGGACAACGCAATCAAAAACACCGAAAAAGGAACAGTAAGGATATACAGTTATATCGAAAATAAAAAATTATATCTCGCCGTGGAAGATACCGGAAAAGGGTTTAAAGAGGAAGATTTAATCTACTACAATCAATTAAGTAATCAACAATCTACCGAAAAATTAATGCTAAAAAATGGTGGCATGGGATTACTTATGATTATAGAATTAATTCAAATACTCAATGGCGATTTAAAATTTTACAACGAAAACCGCCAAGGAGCAAGAATTGAAATTATTACAGATTTGAATTAATCAGAGCGTAAATTTTTTAAATAATTCTGATAATTCTATAATGTTGGTTATTTGCGCTTTTTTAAAAATATTCAATTTGTGGGTACTTACTGTTGTCATTTTAATATCAAGCTCATTTGCAATTTCCAGATTTCCATACCCTTTTACAAGAAGTTCAGCAATTTCAAATTCACGTTGGGTAAGTTCTTCCAACGGATTTCTATTTTCTTTTTTATTTTGTGAAAAAGATATAAACTTATCCAGAATATCGGCAGAAATATATTTTCCTACTTCCAGAACAGCCTTTACAGCTTTTACGATAGTATCACTTTGACTAAGTTTATTCAGATACCCATTGGCACCGGCCTGAATATAACGAAAAGCATAAATGTCTTCTTCATGGGCCGAAAAAATCAATATCTTAACATCTTTTTGCAATGCTCTCAAATCGTCAATCATGTAGTATTTTTTTCCACCTGGTAAATTGATATCCAATATTACCAAATCAAAAAAACTTTTTTCCAATTCAGTGATTGCTTCCGGAAAATCATTAACTCCAAAAACCTGAATTCCATCTATTTCGTTTTCCAATAAAAGGGACATTCCTGACCTGACAATAAAATGGTCATCAACAATAAGTATTTTTTTAATCATAGATAAAATTTAATTTAATGTAAATTTGGGGGGCAAAAACAAATAAAAAAAAACCATCATCATCCGTCACATTTTTCCAAAAAACAAAATGTGTTCGTAAACAAATAGCCGTTTTAAGACTTGAGATTTATTAAAAAGTTTAATATAAAATAACAAATAATACATTAAAAAAACATAAACTCCTCAATATAAAATCTCTACAAAAAAAACAGTTACAAAGGTACTTAAATTAACAAAACAAAACTTTCTTTTTATTTAGTGTGCTTTTTACAAATATAAAAATACAATGGCTCTTCAAACAAAAAAATCGGTCTGAATTGAAAAATTTCAATTCAGACCGATTACAATATTTTTTAAGTTATTCAAAAAGAACAACCTACACTATCATTCTCTATAAAAATTTTAAACTCCACTATAAATAGTAAACCCTCCATCAATAGTTACTTTTGAACCTGTAACAAATTTTGAGGCATCACTCAATAGCCAAATCAGCGCACCTATCAATTCTTGGGGCTTACCAAAACGGGCGAAAGGGACATTTTGAATAATTGAATTTCCTCTGTCAGTCAAGCTACCATCTGGATTTGTCACAAGAGTACGATTTTGTTCCGTTAAAAAAACGCCGGGCGAAATTGAATTCATTCTTATCTTATCACCATGGCGCCTGCAAAGTTCAACAGCAAAATTTTTCGTGTACGAATCAATCGCAGATTTTGCCAAACTATAACCCAAAACTTTGGTCATCGCCTGTTCCGTAGCCACCGATGAAATATTTACAATACTACCTCCTTCTGGATTGTTTTTCATTACAGCCCCAAAAACTTGTGTTGGCAAAACTGTACCAAATAAATTCAGATTCAAAACTTGATGAAAAGCTTCCATATTCAGCTGAAAAATATCCTGATCCGGCTGAACAATTGCGTCGGGAATATTACCTCCGGCTGCATTCACCAATCCATCAATTTTTCCAAATTTTGAAAGCACCAAATCTCGAGCTTTGATTAAATCGCTTTCATTGGTCACATCGGCAATTAAAGCAAGTGCTTCCCCTCCCTGCTCTTTGATTTGATTTACCTTTTCGTTGGCAACTTTTTCATTTCGACCCAAAATACAAACAACTCCACCTGCCTCAGCAATTCCTTCTACAAATGCTCCTCCTAATATTCCGGTTCCACCTGTAACAACAATTACGCGTTTATCTAGTCTAAAATCTGCTTTCAAATTTTTCTCTTTCTATAATTAAATATTCGGATTCTAATCCAATAAAAAAACAACCAATCCTCTTGCGCCATGCGCTCCCAACACAAGAGATTGCTCTATATCGGCAGTTTTTGATGGTCCTGCGATAAAAGTTCCGAAACCGTATTCCTGATTTCCGATACGTTCATAAGCCTGGTGCATTGTGGGCACAATATCTTTTTTATTTACAACAATGGCTAAATATTGTGGTATAAAAGCCGAAACCCTTTGCCCCAAAATAGCATCGGTAACCCAAAGTGCTGAGTTTTCGGCAACGCCAAAATGAGCTTTAAGCAAAGTCAATTCTACATCTTCCAACGAATGTGGATCAACAGTAAACCAATCTGTTTTTGCAATTTCTTCCAATTCCGGAATAGTCGTGATTATTCTTTTATCTACAGCATAATTTTTCTTTACAAAGTCGATTATCTCCTGATAATCTGAAACTTCAACAAAATCTCCTCCAATACCTTTCAAAACGGTCTTGTACTTTTCGATTATCTCAAAAGTCTCTTGCCCCAAAACGTTCAAATCGGGCAATTCGCTAACGACTGCTGGCTGATTTTGTCTTACTTTTTGTAATATTGCAGCTTTACTACTCATTGTTTTTCTCTTTTGATTCCCTTGAATTTTTCTTGTACCAATCTCTGAATGATTCCTCTGGAACTTCTGGCATTTCTCTGTTATCGTACCATTTGTTCAAACCATTATTA belongs to Flavobacterium gilvum and includes:
- a CDS encoding sensor histidine kinase, producing MASRYLITYLYTENNKNWESFNKALNIPLGDQLARTALTKNLNDSIAKKGFRAGQNRERDLDDLIWVFKNFSSVPFLKKAISEWEVADKSVNQLHKIGIEINEKIKSKKLDEKKKHELSTKISQICESLSVAANRFSNIVGDGTREIKDNLIVINIFFILLIISSTSIYYVITLKKMILSEKDLISKKEELREIIEDLEKTKNELSTEIVQHKKLIGTISHDIKSPLKYLAITNKYIYEESKKCDNEKLKKNTKSVYSSTLQLFNYIDSLLTYSKIFFGDKTSENTGYKLKELVEQKCNLFNEIAEASSTILINEIDEYYTTNINKEILSVILHNILDNAIKNTEKGTVRIYSYIENKKLYLAVEDTGKGFKEEDLIYYNQLSNQQSTEKLMLKNGGMGLLMIIELIQILNGDLKFYNENRQGARIEIITDLN
- a CDS encoding response regulator; this translates as MIKKILIVDDHFIVRSGMSLLLENEIDGIQVFGVNDFPEAITELEKSFFDLVILDINLPGGKKYYMIDDLRALQKDVKILIFSAHEEDIYAFRYIQAGANGYLNKLSQSDTIVKAVKAVLEVGKYISADILDKFISFSQNKKENRNPLEELTQREFEIAELLVKGYGNLEIANELDIKMTTVSTHKLNIFKKAQITNIIELSELFKKFTL
- a CDS encoding SDR family oxidoreductase, encoding MKADFRLDKRVIVVTGGTGILGGAFVEGIAEAGGVVCILGRNEKVANEKVNQIKEQGGEALALIADVTNESDLIKARDLVLSKFGKIDGLVNAAGGNIPDAIVQPDQDIFQLNMEAFHQVLNLNLFGTVLPTQVFGAVMKNNPEGGSIVNISSVATEQAMTKVLGYSLAKSAIDSYTKNFAVELCRRHGDKIRMNSISPGVFLTEQNRTLVTNPDGSLTDRGNSIIQNVPFARFGKPQELIGALIWLLSDASKFVTGSKVTIDGGFTIYSGV
- a CDS encoding LutC/YkgG family protein, with protein sequence MSSKAAILQKVRQNQPAVVSELPDLNVLGQETFEIIEKYKTVLKGIGGDFVEVSDYQEIIDFVKKNYAVDKRIITTIPELEEIAKTDWFTVDPHSLEDVELTLLKAHFGVAENSALWVTDAILGQRVSAFIPQYLAIVVNKKDIVPTMHQAYERIGNQEYGFGTFIAGPSKTADIEQSLVLGAHGARGLVVFLLD